In a single window of the Labilithrix sp. genome:
- a CDS encoding acyl carrier protein, with translation MSEAETREKIRTMLLENFLKGAAPETLKDDVSLERAHIVDSVRTLELIMFIEETFGFTVENDDAVPENFDTVNAIVAYVERKKGS, from the coding sequence ATGAGTGAAGCCGAGACCCGCGAGAAGATCCGCACGATGCTCCTCGAGAACTTCCTGAAGGGCGCCGCGCCGGAGACGCTCAAGGACGACGTGTCCCTCGAGCGCGCGCACATCGTGGACTCGGTTCGCACGCTCGAGCTCATCATGTTCATCGAGGAGACCTTCGGCTTCACGGTCGAGAACGACGACGCGGTCCCGGAGAACTTCGACACGGTGAACGCCATCGTCGCCTACGTCGAACGCAAGAAGGGAAGCTGA
- a CDS encoding polysaccharide deacetylase family protein, translated as MISLLDAVGALEAAMIARKYVRLPFLPIVTYHRLGDPDRDARYLDESVVDATKEGFERQVELMMRRFTLLSVEDLRQFFFEKKPLPKNPALITFDDGYKACHDIALPVLKRAGARAVFFISTGHMSDRKTFWWDRANYLIKKSKKNRIEIDYPKHKVYDLAKNRNDAITDILDTIKLTFGLDVERYLEVLGKALDVPWGPEQEKEITDEVLMTWDQVRTLSKEGMDVESHTHTHRVLTTLAESELKDELVGSKNLLEEQLDQPIRALAYPVSLSIAKHNHILDAVKEAGYDLGFSTSCGLGPLGPKTHPLDIQRFWVDPTLPHSYFRAALAMPQLTYRRR; from the coding sequence GTGATTTCGCTCCTCGACGCGGTGGGCGCGCTCGAGGCAGCCATGATCGCGCGCAAGTACGTGCGGCTGCCGTTCTTGCCGATCGTGACCTATCACCGGCTCGGCGATCCCGACCGCGACGCGAGGTACCTCGACGAGAGCGTCGTCGACGCCACGAAGGAGGGGTTCGAGCGGCAGGTCGAGCTGATGATGCGGCGGTTCACGCTGCTCAGCGTCGAGGACCTTCGCCAGTTCTTCTTCGAGAAGAAGCCGCTGCCGAAGAACCCCGCCCTCATCACGTTCGACGACGGTTACAAGGCGTGTCACGACATTGCGCTCCCGGTGTTGAAGCGCGCCGGCGCGCGGGCGGTCTTCTTCATCTCGACCGGCCACATGAGCGACCGGAAGACGTTCTGGTGGGATCGCGCGAACTACCTGATCAAGAAGTCGAAGAAGAACCGGATCGAGATCGACTACCCGAAGCACAAGGTCTACGACCTCGCGAAGAACCGAAACGACGCCATCACCGACATCCTCGACACGATCAAGCTGACCTTCGGCCTCGACGTCGAGCGGTACCTCGAGGTCCTCGGGAAGGCCCTCGACGTTCCTTGGGGGCCCGAGCAGGAGAAAGAGATCACCGACGAGGTGCTGATGACGTGGGACCAGGTCCGCACCCTGAGCAAAGAGGGGATGGACGTCGAGTCCCACACCCACACGCATCGCGTGCTCACCACGCTCGCGGAGAGCGAGCTCAAGGACGAGCTCGTCGGATCGAAGAACCTGCTCGAGGAGCAGCTCGATCAGCCGATTCGCGCGCTCGCGTACCCGGTGAGCCTCAGCATCGCGAAGCACAACCACATCCTCGACGCGGTGAAGGAGGCCGGCTACGACCTCGGCTTCTCGACGTCGTGCGGCCTCGGCCCGCTCGGCCCGAAGACCCACCCGCTCGACATCCAGCGCTTCTGGGTCGACCCGACGCTGCCGCACTCGTACTTCCGCGCCGCCCTCGCGATGCCACAGCTCACCTACCGCCGAAGGTAG
- a CDS encoding acyltransferase, whose product MVATPLFLSQCAKYGDNIAVDRVPYINGNPHIELGSNIRISGLIGIGAASKGTPTLIIGDGVFIGHGTNFAIAERITIGKFASVGGGSYIADTEGHSHYNPQRPIWEVPAGDSDVAPVTIEDGVQISRNVMILKGVTIGARSVIGAGSVVRSDIPPDSIVMGNPARVVKKMTA is encoded by the coding sequence ATGGTCGCGACGCCGCTCTTCCTCTCCCAGTGTGCGAAGTACGGCGACAACATCGCCGTCGATCGCGTCCCGTACATCAACGGCAATCCTCACATCGAGCTCGGCTCGAACATCCGCATCTCGGGCCTCATCGGGATCGGCGCGGCGTCGAAGGGCACCCCCACGCTCATCATCGGCGACGGCGTCTTCATCGGCCACGGCACCAACTTCGCGATCGCGGAGCGCATCACGATCGGCAAGTTCGCCTCCGTCGGCGGCGGCTCGTACATCGCCGACACCGAGGGCCACAGCCACTACAACCCGCAGCGCCCGATCTGGGAGGTCCCCGCCGGCGACAGCGACGTGGCGCCGGTGACGATCGAGGACGGCGTCCAGATCTCGCGCAACGTGATGATCCTGAAAGGCGTCACGATCGGCGCGCGCTCGGTCATCGGCGCGGGCTCCGTCGTCCGCAGCGACATCCCCCCCGACTCCATCGTGATGGGCAATCCCGCCCGCGTCGTGAAGAAGATGACGGCATGA
- a CDS encoding Uma2 family endonuclease, translated as MQRFPGKGGIPVDERIVKPESRAEIIEGRLVFAPPSEEPHAVPHADLTYVLRAHVKPGYLVAVDMLTRAGLEQDFAPDASVYPAARDEETGGRKLEELAFEIVNEQALSTQTTKARELARRGVRRIFVVQVKRSKALEWSRDTDAWSATPIDTIDDPCFVRPLSMKAVISAIDADEAVLRALRAKGHPVLDEIRDEGREEGRKEGRETGLARGLRVAVRDLCEAYDVALDDDRVRRIDTMSAEELEALRVALKRTHTWPVST; from the coding sequence ATGCAGCGCTTCCCCGGCAAAGGTGGGATCCCCGTCGACGAGCGCATCGTCAAGCCGGAGTCGCGCGCCGAGATCATCGAGGGCCGGCTCGTCTTCGCGCCGCCGTCGGAGGAGCCGCACGCGGTCCCGCACGCCGACCTCACCTACGTCCTTCGCGCGCACGTGAAGCCCGGCTACCTCGTCGCGGTGGACATGCTCACGCGCGCCGGCCTCGAGCAAGACTTCGCGCCCGACGCGAGCGTGTACCCCGCCGCGCGCGACGAGGAGACGGGCGGCCGGAAGCTCGAGGAGCTCGCGTTCGAGATCGTGAACGAGCAAGCGCTCTCGACGCAGACGACGAAGGCGCGCGAGCTCGCCCGCCGCGGCGTGCGCCGGATCTTCGTCGTCCAGGTCAAGCGCAGCAAGGCGCTGGAGTGGTCGCGCGACACCGACGCATGGTCGGCGACCCCGATCGACACGATCGACGATCCCTGCTTCGTCCGCCCGCTCTCGATGAAGGCCGTCATCTCCGCGATCGACGCCGACGAGGCGGTGCTGCGCGCGCTCCGCGCCAAGGGCCACCCCGTCCTCGACGAGATCCGCGACGAAGGCCGCGAAGAGGGCCGCAAAGAAGGCCGCGAGACCGGCCTCGCGCGCGGACTTCGCGTCGCGGTGCGCGATCTCTGCGAGGCCTACGACGTCGCGCTCGACGACGATCGCGTCCGTCGCATCGACACCATGAGCGCCGAAGAGCTCGAGGCCCTACGCGTCGCCCTCAAGCGCACCCACACATGGCCTGTTTCAACGTAG
- a CDS encoding AMP-binding protein: MRVSHVTLLHEYMERSAAASPDKTALVFKKQRLSWREVHAQVGRIASSLKQLGLQRGDRVVLYLDNSPELALGIFGALAADGIFVVVNAQTKSDKLAYVLNDCRARVIITDKVLESFYKPALEQAKHLEHALIVDLADGPTKLGGVTCHDFVKTVGPASAEWPAAKRIPTDLAAIIYTSGSTGDPKGVMLTHHNMVSAAESITTYLENQPDDIVLCVLPLSFDYGLYQWLMVNQFGGTLVLEQSFNYPAAILKVIETEKVTGLPVVPTIASILRQWQEKGAKLENIRYVTNTAAALSLTHIETLKKLCPNARLYSMYGLTECKRVCYLHPSLLDKKPLSVGVPMPNMEVFVLRPDGTVCDPDEVGELVVRGPHVMKGYWEKPEITADWLKPSPHIPNEMWLHTGDQFKRDADGHLYFVGRKDDIIKTRGEKVAPKEVENAIYALPGVQDAAVVGQKDDVLGQSIRAFVVLTEGTKYEARDVVTHCAARLEAFMVPKYVTFVSSVPKTPSGKITKKNIWDHATGARTGGDEL, from the coding sequence ATGCGCGTCTCTCACGTCACCCTCCTCCACGAGTACATGGAGCGGAGCGCGGCGGCGTCTCCCGACAAGACCGCCCTCGTCTTCAAGAAGCAGCGCTTGTCGTGGCGTGAGGTGCACGCGCAGGTGGGCCGCATCGCGAGCTCTCTCAAGCAGCTCGGCCTCCAGCGCGGCGATCGCGTCGTCCTCTATCTCGACAACTCCCCGGAGCTCGCGCTCGGCATCTTCGGCGCCCTCGCGGCCGACGGGATCTTCGTCGTCGTGAACGCGCAGACGAAGTCCGACAAGCTCGCGTACGTCCTCAACGACTGCCGCGCGCGCGTCATCATCACGGACAAGGTCCTCGAGTCGTTCTACAAGCCCGCGCTCGAGCAGGCGAAGCACCTCGAGCACGCCCTCATCGTCGACCTCGCCGACGGCCCCACGAAGCTCGGCGGCGTCACGTGCCACGACTTCGTGAAGACGGTCGGCCCCGCCTCCGCGGAGTGGCCCGCGGCCAAGCGGATCCCCACCGACCTCGCCGCCATCATCTACACGTCGGGCTCCACCGGCGATCCGAAGGGCGTGATGCTGACCCACCACAACATGGTGTCGGCGGCGGAGTCGATCACGACGTACCTCGAGAACCAGCCGGACGACATCGTCCTCTGCGTCCTCCCGCTCTCCTTCGACTATGGCCTTTATCAATGGCTGATGGTCAATCAGTTCGGCGGCACCCTCGTCCTCGAGCAGTCATTCAATTATCCCGCCGCGATCCTGAAGGTCATCGAGACGGAGAAGGTCACCGGCCTCCCCGTCGTCCCCACCATCGCGAGCATCCTCCGCCAGTGGCAGGAGAAGGGCGCGAAGCTGGAGAACATCCGCTACGTCACGAACACGGCGGCGGCGCTGTCCCTCACGCACATCGAGACGCTCAAGAAGCTCTGCCCCAACGCGCGCCTTTATTCGATGTACGGCCTGACGGAGTGCAAGCGCGTCTGTTATCTGCATCCTTCGCTCCTCGACAAGAAGCCCCTCAGCGTCGGCGTCCCGATGCCGAACATGGAGGTCTTCGTGCTCCGCCCCGACGGCACGGTCTGCGACCCGGACGAGGTCGGCGAGCTCGTCGTCCGCGGCCCGCACGTGATGAAGGGTTATTGGGAGAAGCCCGAAATCACCGCCGACTGGCTGAAGCCGAGCCCGCACATTCCCAACGAGATGTGGCTCCACACCGGCGACCAGTTCAAGCGCGACGCCGACGGTCACCTGTATTTCGTCGGCCGCAAGGACGACATCATCAAGACGCGCGGCGAGAAGGTGGCGCCGAAGGAAGTGGAGAACGCGATCTACGCGCTCCCCGGCGTGCAAGACGCCGCCGTCGTCGGGCAGAAGGACGACGTCCTCGGCCAGTCCATCCGCGCCTTCGTCGTCCTGACGGAGGGCACGAAGTACGAGGCGCGCGACGTCGTCACGCACTGCGCCGCGCGCCTCGAGGCCTTCATGGTCCCGAAGTACGTGACGTTCGTGTCCTCGGTCCCGAAGACCCCGAGCGGCAAGATCACGAAGAAGAACATCTGGGACCACGCCACCGGCGCCCGCACCGGCGGCGACGAGCTGTAG
- a CDS encoding alanine racemase: protein MSAIRLAGAEAEALAQEHGTPYYLYDLDAALAHLAVLRANLPDVVDVFYCVKANGNKKVLEAFRPHVAGLDLSSAGELDMAIAAGYDPKHMSIAGPGKTTSDLERCVDRGCGIVSLESVAELGRLGAVARARGKRQDVTLRINPAETPKEFAMRMGGGASQFGVAEEEAPAALDAVKAEAGVRLAGLHIYAGTQCLEERALVDNMAGSLSIVARLADSHDLHPDVVNLGGGFGIPYFAGQKEVDTASLGRAIGAKLEEWRAAHPRFAKTRFVFELGRFLIGRFGAYVSRVTEIKETRGKRYVILDGGMHHVFPATGNFGQLVKKNYPVANLTRGGAEPESDANAPQEVCGPLCTPMDSLARGVRIARAEPGDLVGFFASGAYSFAASPLLFLSHDTPLELVKHGGEVSVARTRMPATRFW, encoded by the coding sequence ATGAGCGCGATTCGACTCGCGGGCGCCGAGGCCGAGGCGCTCGCCCAGGAACACGGCACGCCCTACTACCTCTACGATCTCGACGCCGCGCTGGCGCACCTCGCCGTCTTGCGCGCGAACCTGCCCGACGTCGTCGACGTCTTTTATTGCGTGAAGGCGAACGGCAACAAGAAGGTGCTCGAGGCCTTCCGCCCGCACGTCGCCGGCCTCGATCTCTCCTCCGCCGGCGAGCTCGATATGGCGATCGCGGCGGGCTACGACCCGAAGCACATGTCGATCGCCGGCCCCGGCAAGACGACCTCCGACCTCGAGCGCTGCGTCGATCGCGGGTGCGGCATCGTCTCGCTCGAGTCGGTCGCCGAGCTCGGCCGCCTCGGCGCCGTCGCGCGCGCGCGCGGCAAGCGGCAAGACGTCACCCTGCGCATCAACCCCGCCGAGACGCCGAAGGAGTTCGCGATGCGCATGGGCGGCGGCGCCTCCCAGTTCGGCGTCGCGGAGGAAGAGGCCCCGGCCGCGCTCGACGCGGTGAAGGCGGAGGCGGGCGTGCGCCTCGCCGGCCTCCACATCTACGCCGGCACGCAGTGCCTCGAGGAGCGCGCCCTCGTCGACAACATGGCGGGCTCGCTCTCCATCGTCGCGCGCCTCGCCGACTCGCACGATCTCCACCCCGACGTCGTGAACCTCGGCGGCGGCTTCGGCATCCCCTACTTCGCGGGGCAGAAGGAGGTCGACACCGCCTCCCTCGGCCGCGCGATCGGGGCGAAGCTCGAGGAGTGGCGCGCCGCGCACCCGCGCTTCGCGAAGACGCGCTTCGTCTTCGAGCTCGGCCGCTTCCTCATCGGCCGCTTCGGCGCCTACGTCTCACGCGTCACCGAGATCAAGGAGACGCGCGGCAAGCGGTACGTCATCCTCGACGGCGGGATGCACCACGTCTTCCCCGCGACCGGCAACTTCGGCCAGCTCGTGAAGAAGAACTACCCCGTCGCGAACCTCACCCGCGGCGGCGCCGAGCCCGAGTCCGACGCGAACGCCCCGCAGGAGGTCTGCGGCCCGCTCTGCACGCCGATGGACTCGCTCGCGCGGGGCGTCCGCATCGCGCGCGCGGAGCCGGGGGACCTCGTCGGCTTCTTCGCGTCGGGGGCGTACTCCTTCGCCGCGAGCCCCCTCCTCTTCCTGAGCCACGACACCCCGCTCGAGCTGGTGAAGCACGGGGGGGAGGTGTCCGTCGCACGGACCCGGATGCCGGCCACGCGCTTCTGGTAG